A window of Bacteroidota bacterium contains these coding sequences:
- a CDS encoding flagellar basal body-associated FliL family protein yields the protein MAEPTPKKGIPRWLWLGVLPAVILLELGVTAYLVLNDFDRVHRIVGRLRGSSSAQPEGTQPEPGEQVQRGPGVFGTLENITINPAGTQGRRYLLVSFGLEAPSAVILEEVKEKDIVIRDRVIRILSQKTVEELADVSQREAIKVEVLAGINEVLQKGKIRHLYFTQYVLQ from the coding sequence GTGGCAGAGCCCACCCCCAAAAAGGGGATCCCCCGATGGCTGTGGCTGGGCGTGCTCCCGGCTGTGATCCTGCTAGAGCTAGGGGTTACGGCCTATCTGGTGCTGAACGATTTCGACAGGGTGCATCGTATCGTGGGGCGCCTGCGTGGCTCTAGCTCGGCCCAACCCGAGGGGACTCAACCAGAGCCGGGCGAGCAGGTTCAGAGAGGTCCCGGGGTCTTTGGGACGTTGGAGAACATCACCATCAATCCCGCTGGCACCCAGGGACGGCGTTATCTTTTGGTTTCCTTCGGGCTTGAGGCCCCCAGCGCGGTTATTCTGGAGGAGGTCAAAGAAAAAGACATCGTGATCCGGGATCGCGTGATCCGGATCCTTAGCCAGAAGACCGTTGAGGAGTTGGCCGACGTATCGCAGCGCGAGGCGATCAAAGTCGAGGTGCTGGCCGGCATCAACGAGGTGTTGCAAAAGGGCAAAATCCGACACCTGTATTTTACCCAGTACGTGCTCCAGTAA
- a CDS encoding OmpA family protein — translation MQGAQQKPLKRSKPQQEESAGGAPEWMVTFSDMTTLLLTFFVLLLSMSEIEVKKFRETFSYFTGNRGILHQPAPVSAPPNAQSLKQMQVYEELVADIAEMGLAGKVDVYLDGESMRIVMLDSVTFYSGQARLRPEAYPILNRVAELLQKESIKRVWVEGHTDNVPIATAQFPSNWELSGARAAGVVRYLIQHSRLNPERFAAAGYADTRPVASNDTPAGRAQNRRVEIRIEWQKP, via the coding sequence ATGCAGGGTGCGCAGCAGAAGCCCCTTAAGCGTTCTAAGCCCCAGCAGGAGGAGTCCGCCGGGGGGGCGCCGGAGTGGATGGTCACGTTTTCGGATATGACGACGCTCCTGCTTACGTTCTTTGTGCTGTTGTTGTCGATGTCGGAGATCGAGGTCAAAAAGTTTCGGGAGACCTTCTCCTACTTCACGGGCAACCGCGGGATATTGCATCAGCCGGCTCCGGTCTCGGCGCCCCCCAATGCCCAGAGCCTTAAACAGATGCAGGTCTATGAAGAGCTCGTAGCGGACATCGCCGAGATGGGGCTAGCCGGAAAAGTCGACGTGTACCTCGATGGCGAATCGATGCGCATCGTCATGCTCGATTCCGTAACGTTTTATTCGGGTCAAGCCAGGTTGCGGCCCGAGGCCTATCCGATTCTCAATCGGGTAGCGGAGTTGCTGCAGAAAGAATCGATCAAGCGGGTCTGGGTTGAGGGGCACACGGATAACGTGCCGATCGCAACGGCCCAGTTCCCCTCTAACTGGGAGTTGTCCGGGGCGCGCGCCGCAGGGGTGGTGCGGTACTTGATTCAGCACAGCCGCTTGAATCCAGAGCGCTTCGCCGCGGCCGGTTATGCCGATACCCGACCCGTAGCCTCCAACGATACCCCCGCCGGAAGGGCACAAAATCGACGCGTAGAAATCCGCATCGAATGGCAAAAACCGTAA
- a CDS encoding motility protein A codes for MDLSTLIGIVGGLGLIGASILMGSGFSVFVDIPSAIIVLGGTMAGTLVSFPLSKVLGVLKVVKKTLFHQEVVPARYIEQFVELARKARRDGLLSIDRELDSIQDPFMRSGLEMAVDGMDAEAIAAVLQNELDNMTERHKAGQRILQTMGSLAPAFGMIGTLIGLVQMLQNLNDPDQVGPAMAVALITTFYGALLANLFFIPMTTKLKERSAEEVYIRSIILEGVLAIVNGDNPRIVEMKLMRYLPPAMRQRLAGGEAAAELKKVA; via the coding sequence ATGGACCTATCCACGCTGATCGGCATCGTGGGCGGATTGGGGCTGATAGGAGCCTCCATCCTGATGGGCTCCGGTTTTTCCGTGTTTGTGGACATCCCCTCCGCGATTATCGTGTTGGGAGGCACGATGGCGGGCACGCTGGTGAGCTTTCCGCTGTCGAAAGTGCTGGGAGTGCTGAAGGTAGTCAAAAAGACCCTCTTTCATCAGGAGGTGGTGCCGGCTCGATATATCGAGCAATTTGTGGAGTTGGCTCGCAAAGCACGTCGGGATGGGCTGCTTTCGATCGACCGGGAGCTAGATAGCATTCAAGATCCCTTCATGCGCTCTGGGCTGGAGATGGCCGTAGACGGCATGGACGCCGAGGCGATCGCAGCCGTGCTGCAGAATGAACTGGATAACATGACCGAACGCCACAAAGCGGGCCAGCGCATCCTGCAGACCATGGGCTCGCTGGCTCCGGCCTTCGGCATGATCGGGACGCTGATTGGTCTTGTGCAGATGCTTCAGAACCTCAACGATCCGGATCAAGTGGGGCCCGCGATGGCGGTAGCGCTCATCACCACCTTCTACGGGGCTCTTTTGGCCAATCTGTTCTTTATTCCCATGACCACGAAGCTCAAGGAGCGCTCCGCAGAGGAGGTCTACATCCGGTCGATCATTCTGGAGGGGGTACTGGCGATCGTGAATGGGGATAACCCCCGGATCGTGGAGATGAAGCTTATGCGCTATCTGCCTCCCGCCATGCGGCAGCGATTGGCCGGCGGCGAGGCCGCAGCTGAGCTCAAGAAGGTGGCCTGA
- a CDS encoding FecR domain-containing protein, with amino-acid sequence MNAALERYSWLAGVGLLVALSVGGYWFVSALRRNPPLGTIAVRNGQIQSFWLPDSSHVVLQGDSQLLYPIRGFGGNLRQVALRGQAYWEIRAGRRPLRIRCDSLYIETLGPASCNVRWRDGRLELTAISGRFTLRAPNGSWTLEEWQRLVWPHPAQVEAVEPFRYAQWRFGMLYFANTPLKEVLEELRRAWDLRLEADSGLLGRPVSGRFSSEQTFAEVLRELAVQVRARVVPTEDGWRLEGEG; translated from the coding sequence ATGAACGCGGCGCTGGAGCGATACAGCTGGCTGGCCGGAGTCGGATTGCTTGTCGCCCTATCGGTCGGGGGTTACTGGTTTGTGTCCGCTTTGCGACGCAACCCCCCCTTGGGCACGATCGCTGTCCGTAATGGGCAAATCCAGTCGTTCTGGTTGCCCGACTCTTCCCATGTGGTCTTGCAGGGCGACAGCCAACTGCTCTATCCCATTCGGGGCTTTGGCGGCAATCTGCGACAGGTCGCCCTGCGTGGGCAGGCCTATTGGGAGATCAGAGCCGGCCGCAGGCCGCTGCGGATCCGCTGCGATTCCCTCTACATCGAAACCCTGGGGCCGGCTTCCTGCAATGTGCGATGGCGCGATGGGCGCCTGGAGCTGACGGCGATCTCCGGACGCTTCACCCTGCGGGCGCCAAACGGAAGTTGGACCCTTGAGGAATGGCAACGCCTGGTTTGGCCCCATCCGGCCCAGGTTGAGGCCGTCGAACCCTTCCGATATGCCCAGTGGCGCTTTGGGATGCTCTATTTCGCCAACACCCCCCTGAAAGAGGTGCTAGAGGAACTGCGGCGCGCCTGGGACCTGCGGTTGGAAGCCGACTCAGGCCTGCTGGGTCGGCCCGTAAGCGGCCGCTTCTCCTCAGAGCAGACCTTCGCAGAAGTGCTCCGCGAGCTAGCCGTGCAAGTTCGAGCCCGTGTAGTGCCCACTGAAGACGGTTGGCGTCTGGAGGGGGAGGGGTAG
- a CDS encoding polyprenyl synthetase family protein codes for MPSTDTSLSAPNPVLRLDVLQAPIAAELKAFDRYFREAMRTSVRLLDLILQYVLRQKGKRIRPMLVLLSAKACGRITPSTYYAAALVELLHTATLIHDDVVDASDLRRGWFSVRALWKSKIAVLVGDFLLARGLLLALENREFRLLELLSDAVRRMSEGELLQLERSRSLEADESTYYRIIADKTGSLFAASMACGAASATDDPKRIERFRRAGELLGMAFQIRDDLLDFDIRAGKPRGNDLREHKLTLPLIHALRQAPQEERRIILSLLRRGPRRTGELERIIAFAHAYGGVSYAVHRMRFFAQQALELLADLPPNPAQEALLRLVRFITERDH; via the coding sequence ATGCCCAGCACGGATACGTCGTTGTCTGCCCCCAACCCCGTCTTGCGCCTTGATGTTCTCCAGGCCCCCATAGCGGCGGAGCTGAAGGCCTTTGATCGCTATTTTCGGGAGGCGATGCGCACCTCGGTGCGGCTGCTGGACCTGATCCTGCAGTACGTGCTGCGTCAAAAAGGCAAGCGCATCCGCCCTATGCTTGTGTTGCTGTCGGCTAAGGCCTGCGGCCGCATCACCCCGAGCACGTATTACGCGGCGGCCCTTGTGGAGTTGCTGCATACGGCCACGCTAATCCATGACGACGTCGTGGACGCCTCTGACCTACGCCGAGGGTGGTTTTCGGTTCGAGCCCTGTGGAAGAGCAAAATCGCCGTGCTTGTGGGCGACTTTCTGCTGGCGCGCGGGCTATTGCTGGCCCTCGAAAACCGTGAGTTTCGGCTCCTGGAGCTCCTCTCCGACGCCGTACGCCGCATGAGCGAAGGGGAGTTACTCCAGCTAGAGCGCAGCCGCTCCCTTGAGGCCGATGAGAGCACGTACTACCGCATCATCGCGGACAAAACGGGCAGCCTCTTTGCGGCCAGCATGGCTTGTGGGGCGGCCAGCGCGACTGATGATCCTAAGCGCATCGAGCGCTTCCGTCGGGCCGGGGAGCTATTGGGTATGGCCTTTCAGATCCGAGACGATCTGCTTGATTTCGACATCCGAGCGGGCAAACCCCGCGGCAACGACCTGCGGGAGCACAAGCTCACCCTGCCCCTCATACACGCCCTTCGCCAGGCTCCTCAAGAGGAGCGTCGGATCATCCTCAGCCTACTACGCCGCGGCCCCAGGCGGACGGGGGAGCTGGAGCGCATCATCGCTTTCGCCCACGCTTACGGAGGCGTAAGCTACGCCGTGCACCGCATGCGCTTCTTCGCCCAACAGGCCTTGGAGCTCTTGGCGGACCTCCCCCCCAACCCGGCTCAGGAGGCCTTGCTGAGGCTGGTGCGCTTTATCACGGAACGCGATCACTAA
- the porV gene encoding type IX secretion system outer membrane channel protein PorV codes for MCPIRYTLSLLVLVGLLRPLRAQPGMAAVPFLQIEPDSRAAGMGNTGVAVADNVAAIFWNPAGLAFQQGVEASITHAQWLPQFKTDLFYDYLVGKFRLPNWGTFGAHVTFLNLGEHEYRDADNNFLGTFRSYDLAVGLSYGALLSPSLGLGTGLRFIYSNLTPGIMVQGQEAKAGTTVAADLGLLYRSPSIRLGSGSGRLSLGLNLANLGPAIQYSDNAQADPLPTNLRLGWALSWSFDPEGRNMLTLANDFNKMLVRRDTSGRADPFYKALFTSWGPIQTPGGRLALWQQFTVGLGLEYWYNRLLAVRTGYFYEDKNNGNRRFVTFGAGIRYNIFGVDFSYLYTLEEQHPLANTMRFSLLLDLSRR; via the coding sequence ATGTGCCCTATTCGCTATACGCTTTCGTTGTTAGTGCTCGTCGGTCTGCTAAGACCTCTTCGAGCGCAGCCCGGCATGGCGGCCGTGCCGTTTTTGCAGATCGAGCCTGACTCCCGAGCCGCCGGTATGGGCAATACGGGCGTGGCCGTGGCAGATAACGTGGCGGCCATTTTCTGGAACCCGGCTGGACTCGCCTTTCAGCAGGGCGTTGAGGCCAGTATCACCCATGCCCAGTGGTTGCCCCAGTTTAAGACAGATCTTTTCTACGATTACCTGGTGGGCAAATTCCGCCTGCCGAATTGGGGTACCTTCGGAGCTCATGTGACGTTCCTCAACCTGGGCGAGCATGAGTACCGGGATGCGGATAACAATTTCCTGGGGACCTTCCGCTCCTACGATCTGGCCGTAGGGCTTTCGTATGGCGCTCTGCTCAGCCCCTCCTTAGGTTTGGGGACCGGGCTGCGTTTTATCTACTCCAACCTCACACCCGGAATCATGGTGCAAGGCCAAGAGGCCAAGGCGGGCACGACGGTGGCGGCGGATCTGGGGCTGCTATATCGGAGTCCATCAATCAGGTTGGGGTCCGGAAGCGGGCGTCTGAGCCTGGGGCTTAACCTGGCCAACCTGGGCCCCGCGATCCAATACAGCGACAACGCGCAGGCCGATCCGTTGCCGACGAACTTGCGTCTGGGATGGGCCCTGAGTTGGAGTTTTGATCCCGAAGGGCGCAACATGCTTACGCTGGCCAACGACTTCAACAAGATGCTCGTGCGCCGCGATACCTCGGGTCGGGCCGATCCCTTCTACAAAGCGCTCTTTACGAGCTGGGGACCTATTCAAACGCCCGGCGGCAGACTAGCGTTGTGGCAGCAATTTACCGTGGGGCTGGGCCTGGAGTACTGGTACAACCGACTCTTAGCTGTGCGCACGGGCTACTTTTACGAAGACAAAAACAACGGCAATCGGCGTTTTGTAACCTTTGGGGCGGGGATCCGCTACAACATCTTCGGGGTGGACTTTAGCTACCTCTACACTCTTGAGGAGCAGCATCCGCTTGCCAACACGATGCGCTTTTCCTTGCTTCTGGACCTAAGCCGCCGTTAG